A stretch of the Acyrthosiphon pisum isolate AL4f chromosome A2, pea_aphid_22Mar2018_4r6ur, whole genome shotgun sequence genome encodes the following:
- the LOC115034116 gene encoding DDB1- and CUL4-associated factor 1-like: MEECMSKTTDLLIRWRNETQTPNYNPIPTLIELCELFEEEIKNYTMKHQDPTDERHPSEIDPTGALNQMYMILFDETDFVDKLVMVYLKENDWPTNDLNVAACRLITNLIHHNVIPHLETPDVLKNHELIDSLFSWSENTSEPLKTYATRILASCMELQLIYDELKERNNKLVPFILDRLHSYYIQFCEKNEINQSTQLYQNTNSDQSNDYTGAPSLKTRKREKNGICNSSSIESKGSNWIQIYPPTLATKLVYCLKYLVSIGKNQEFLSHASLKYLAVLLCHEKIATKFIDAQGLQKLLLIPKSSILSNGVSICFNYLSYCEDAMERICLLSQPVLIDLVKYGLWMLECSSDASRCHATMFFNYSFHFRVIQEIFDSHDGLRKMFNVAITAPLLLSQCTESSFDSTKYSPRQIYRCVCAGFKHYFEAHLYIKAQKLRREKIGDSVQIIPSTKSTKQPRAKVQEDIELLSNGLSLEDHWTPIDQFLKLDGLSFLLKIISVARKGNFFVTCGVIKNALEVLNICAVLPKVQLALCKIPSHFEVPQNGISIVEEDDSQTYYINCGLDLLIKAAKGDHFDAGIQKAALSVIITCVCTEIHREGNEAVIEKSWDCIKKKDGIMVLLNLITIQTPIDDADAIRGLASCALAGLARSESVRQIFSKLPLFSSGELQSLMKNPVKQVNLQEHATFQKYGSKLIELVSGKTISYGVEIETSLATINWANVVAQTKINFYEQQLNLLMYQHLMEKGYFTTAKSFVQDANLNIAENKSYCHNWSIGGEIFPISSRTIQNQKSELANLSNGPLGSEYSAKRIFGISLANVSIVFNLSRRSENHPKLESEQELKSPISKSVHKKINQDLTLLTGNGTNSKVSLKSIVTEYLTNQHASCKHPMVTCPQFNLFLPHKCPGPNPRSSMLKNFAMRFSKNIHSRKLNQRLIHSRFCPTRCFTLDDEYSNLTCCEFLSHNRIAIGTAYGKIRVFNLFTSQEELSFLAHEYDIKYLQCSNDERILLSSATWGRSLTSVWSITENTINTKYSLDNEKYCTFSNYDQNKILGTREKIATIYDLETSKRILSLVPRYSNEYRRNQAVFDATNKLVLSDGVLWDALAGKEIHKFVKMNEFVSGIFHPNGLEIISNTEVWDIRTFQLLRTVSSLNQCDVIFSKSGDGMYAFYNKDKEIKWSDKTSFKTLDPNDYSTTIDVEESIYHMACNSSDTQIAIVEYLGAPANINDSIVQLYDVGRSRTKDEAVEKEDDDLKNYMFCKYFDHLFLCLEMIAGGMEADEINDHFSSGNCRNSSL, translated from the exons ATGGAAGAGTGCATGAGTAAGACGACAGACTTGCTCATCAGATGGAGAAATGAAACACAGACCCCTAACTACAACCCCATACCAACGTTGATCGA ATTATGTGAGTTATTTGAAGAAGAAATCAAGAATTATACTATGAAACACCAGGATCCAACTGATGAACGCCATCCATCTGAAATAGATCCAACTGGTGCATTGAATCAGATGTATATGATTCTGTTTGACGAAACAGATTTCGTGGATAAA TTAGTAATGGTTTACTTAAAAGAAAATGATTGGCCAACTAATGATTTAAATGTTGCCGCATGTAGGCTTATAACAAACCTCATTCATCATAACGTGATACCCCATTTAGAAACACCTgatgttttgaaaaat caTGAACTTATTGATAGTCTATTCAGCTGGTCAGAAAATACTAGTGAACCATTGAAAACTTATGCAACGAGAATATTGGCATCTTGTATGGAGTTACAATTGATTTATGATGAATTAAa ggAACGTAATAATAAACTTGTACCATTTATATTGGATCGtctacattcatattatattcagttttgtgaaaaaaatgaaatcaatcAAAGCACACAGCtatatcaaaatacaaatagtgATCAGTCCAATGATTATACAGGTGCTCCATCTCTAAAAACAAGAA aaagagaaaaaaatggTATTTGTAATTCATCGTCTATTGAGTCTAAAGGAAGCAACTGGATACAAATCTATCCTCCTACATTGGCAACAAAATTAGTATACTGTCTCAAATATTTAGTATCAATTGGAAAAAATCAAgag TTCTTAAGCCATGCCT CATTAAAATACTTGGCTGTTCTTTTATGCCATGAAAAAATTGCCACAAAATTTATTGATGCTCAAGGATTAcaa aaattacttttaattccGAAATCTAGTATTCTATCTAATGGTGTTTCAATttgctttaattatttatcatattgcGAGGATGCAATGGAAAGGATTTGTCTTTTATCTCAACCTGTCCTTATTGATCTTGTAAA GTATGGACTTTGGATGTTAGAGTGTTCTTCTGATGCCAGTAGATGTCATGCAACTATGTTCTTCaattatagttttcattttaGAGTTATTCAAGAAATATTTGATAGCCATGATGGATTACGTAAGATGTTTAATGTG GCTATTACAGCGCCTCTTCTTCTATCTCAATGCACAGAATCTAGTTTTGATAGTACTAAATATTCTCCAAGACAAATTTATCGTTGTGTCTGTGCTGGTTTTAAACATTACTTTGAagcacatttatatataaaagcaCAGAAATTACGTAGAGAAAAAATTGGAGATTCTGTTCAAATTATTCCATCAACAAag tctaCAAAACAACCTCGTGCTAAAGTCCAAGAAGATATAGAGCTATTATCAAATGGTTTGTCTTTGGAAGACCATTGGACACCAATTGATCAATTTCTTAAATTGGATGGATTaagttttttattgaaaataatcagTGTCGCCAGAAAAGGAAATTTTTTCGTAAC ATGTGGAGTCATTAAAAACGCACTTGAAGTATTAAACATATGTGCTGTATTGCCAAAAGTTCAATTGGCGTTATGTAAAATACCATCACATTTTGAAGTTCCTCAAAATGGTATCTCAATAGTGGAAGAAGATGATTCACAAACTTATTATATCAATTGCGGATTGGATCTTCTTATAAAAGCAGCAAAAGGAGATCATTTCGATGCTGGTATTCAAAAAGCTGCACTTTCTGTCATTATAACTTGTGTTTGTACAGAAATACATAGg gaagGTAATGAAGCTGTGATTGAAAAAAGTTgggattgtattaaaaaaaaggatGGAATTATG gttttacttaatttaattactatacaAACACCAATTGATGATGCTGACGCTATCCGAGGATTAGCAAGTTGTGCATTAGCTGGATTGGCTCGCAGTGAATCAGTTCGCCAAATTTTTAGCAAATTGCCTTTATTTAGCAGTGGTGAATTACAaa gtttaatGAAAAATCCTGTAAAGCAAGTAAATCTTCAAGAACAtgcaacatttcaaaaatatggttCAAAGTTAATAGAATTGGTTTCGGGGAAAACAATAAGTTATGGAGTTGAAATAGAAACATCATTGGCAACTATTAATTGG gcaaACGTTGTTgcacaaactaaaattaatttttatgagcaacAATTGAACCTTTTAATGTACCAACATTTAATGGAAAAAGGTTATTTCACAACTGCAAAATCATTTGTACAAGATGCAAATCTTAATATAGCTGAGAACAAGTCTTATTGCCAT aatTGGTCGATTGGAGGAGAAATATTCCCAATAAGTTCTAGAACGATTCAGAACCAAAAATCTGAATTAGCCAATCTATCAAATGGTCCTTTAGGTTCTGAATATAGTGCCAAAAGAATAT TTGGAATATCTTTAGCAAATGtatcaattgtatttaatttatctagacGATCAGAAAATCATCCAAAATTGGAGTCAGAACAAGAACTTAAGTCACCTATTTCTAAATCagttcacaaaaaaattaaccaagATTTAACATTACTTACTGGTAATGGTACTAACTCAAAGGTTAGCTTAAAATCTATTGTTACAGAATACTTAACCAATCAACATGCTTCATGTAAACATCCTATGGTTACATGTCCTCAATTCAACTTATTTCT tcCACACAAATGTCCTGGTCCTAATCCAAGGAGCTCAATGTTAAAAAACTTTGCAATGCGattttccaaaaacatacattctAGAAAACTAAACCAAAGACTCATACACAGTCGTTTTTGTCCAACCCGCTGTTTTACCTTGGATGatgaatattcaaatttaacttgtTGCGAGTTTTTA agcCACAATCGTATTGCTATTGGAACAGCCTATGGTAAAATAAgagtattcaatttatttacttcTCAAGAAGAATTATCATTTCTAGCCCATGAGtatgatattaaatacttacaatgCAGTAATGATGAAAGGATATTGTTATCATCTGCGACATGGGGAAGGTCTTTAACATCTGTTTGGTCTATAACTGAAAATACAATCAAtactaa aTATTCTTTAGACAATGAAAAATACTGCACTTTTAGCAATTATgaccaaaataaaatacttgggACTAGAGAAAAAATAGCAACA ATATATGATTTAGAAACTAGTAAAAGAATATTGTCATTAGTGCCAAGATATTCAAATGAGTATAGAAGAAATCAAGCAGTATTTGATGCTACAAATAAATTAGTGCTATCTGATGGTGTATTATGGGATGCCTTGGCTGGAAAAGAAATCCACAAGTTTGTTAAAATGAATGAATTTGTGAGTGGAATTTTCCATCCAAATGGACTTGAG ATTATATCAAATACAGAAGTCTGGGATATACGCACATTTCAGTTGTTGCGAACAGTTTCAAGTCTTAATCAATGTGATGTGATATTTTCCAAATCAGGAGACGGGATGTATGCTTTTTATAACAAAGATAAAGAAATTAAATGGTCTGATAAAACttcatttaaaactttagaTCCTAATGACTATTCaa CCACTATTGATGTTGAAGAATCAATATATCATATGGCTTGCAATAGTTCTGATACTCAAATAGCTATTGTTGAGTATCTAGGAGCGCCTGCCAATATTAATGATTCAATTGTACAATTATATGATGTTGGTAGATCTAGAACCAAAGATGAAGCT GTTGAAAAAGAAGATGATGACCTGAAAAATTACATGTTTTGTAAGTATTTCGATCATTTATTTCTTTGTctt GAAATGATAGCTGGAGGAATGGAAGCAGATGAGATAAATGATCATTTTTCAAGTGGTAACTGTAGGAATAGCAGCTTGTGA